In the Telopea speciosissima isolate NSW1024214 ecotype Mountain lineage chromosome 2, Tspe_v1, whole genome shotgun sequence genome, one interval contains:
- the LOC122653125 gene encoding E3 ubiquitin-protein ligase DIS1-like, with translation MDKSNSVSRNLNFTPVASDEHPHPPVKISHGRKPLIPPNKGIDGIMECPVCSKSIFPPIHQCPGGHTLCSDCRPEFNNKCPICRKEMGNIRCLALEKFALSIPLTCRYHSRGCNVILPYYSKVKHEAQCICRPYTCPHPNLDCSVTGDVPSLVAHLRECHKVDLQMGSTFNHRYVKQDPCSVDNISWTLTLFYCFNHYFCLHFEAFCLGTEPVYIAFLRFMGEESEARKFGYCLEVGGDSRKLTWQGVPRSIRTHYHSVRDSYDGLIIQRSLALCFSGGDRRELKLRVTGRIWKEVL, from the exons ATGGACAAATCTAATTCAGTGTCAAGGAATTTAAATTTTACTCCTGTAGCATCAGACGAGCATCCCCACCCACCGGTAAAAATATCCCATGGAAGAAAGCCCCTTATACCTCCAAACAAGGGCATAGACGGAATAATGGAGTGTCCTGTGTGTAGTAAATCAATCTTCCCACCTATTCACCAG TGTCCTGGTGGGCATACCCTGTGTTCGGATTGCAGACCAGAATTCAATAACAAGTGCCCAATCTGCAGAAAGGAAATGGGAAACATAAGATGTCTGGCCCTCGAAAAGTTTGCTCTTTCAATCCCCCTAACTTGCAGATACCACTCCCGTGGCTGCAATGTGATACTCCCTTATTACAGTAAGGTGAAGCATGAGGCTCAATGCATCTGCAGGCCATACACGTGCCCACACCCAAACTTGGATTGTTCGGTCACTGGGGATGTCCCATCTCTGGTGGCGCATCTGAGGGAGTGCCATAAGGTAGATCTTCAGATGGGGTCCACTTTCAATCATCGTTATGTGAAACAGGATCCATGTTCAGTTGACAACATCTCTTGGACGCTCACT CTCTTCTATTGCTTCAATCATTACTTCTGCCTCCACTTTGAAGCATTTTGCTTGGGAACTGAGCCAGTCTACATAGCTTTCCTTCGTTTCATGGGTGAGGAATCTGAAGCAAGAAAATTTGGATACTGTCTTGAGGTTGGTGGCGATAGTCGGAAATTGACATGGCAAGGTGTGCCTAGGAGCATCAGGACACATTATCACAGTGTACGTGACAGCTACGATGGGCTGATTATACAAAGGAGCTTAGCCTTGTGTTTCTCTGGGGGTGATAGAAGGGAGCTGAAGCTTAGAGTCACTGGCAGGATTTGGAAGGAGGTCTTATGA